A section of the Paenibacillus aurantius genome encodes:
- a CDS encoding phosphonate ABC transporter ATP-binding protein: protein MIVRNLSKRFGSEAEVLSGISFQVDQGEFVAIIGSSGSGKSTLLRCLSLQETWTEGEYIYEGRDITKLNPLEKFKVRKNWAFLEEKPNVNMRTTAQKNVWTGRWKQTPLWRLVTRRAAMDEHVMAADYLEKVGLLDKGDEKVEKLSGGEQQRVALAKALVQEAQVIFADEPVRGLDPASSERVMEDLRKTAKRDNVTIICCLHKLELAERYATRIMGLSGGKIVLDIPARRLTLREKDMIL from the coding sequence ATGATCGTCAGAAATTTATCCAAAAGATTCGGTTCCGAGGCGGAGGTGCTGTCGGGAATCAGCTTCCAGGTGGACCAAGGCGAGTTCGTTGCCATTATCGGCTCAAGCGGAAGCGGCAAAAGCACCCTGCTTCGCTGTTTGTCTCTTCAGGAGACATGGACCGAAGGAGAATACATTTATGAAGGCCGTGACATAACCAAGCTGAATCCGCTGGAGAAGTTTAAAGTTCGCAAGAACTGGGCGTTTCTCGAAGAGAAGCCTAATGTTAATATGCGGACCACAGCCCAGAAGAATGTATGGACAGGACGCTGGAAGCAGACTCCATTATGGCGCCTGGTGACCCGCCGTGCCGCTATGGACGAGCATGTGATGGCGGCCGATTATTTGGAGAAAGTGGGCCTCCTGGATAAAGGAGACGAGAAGGTCGAGAAGCTTAGCGGGGGGGAACAGCAGAGGGTGGCCTTGGCCAAAGCTCTCGTTCAGGAGGCTCAGGTGATTTTTGCCGATGAGCCCGTACGGGGGCTCGATCCGGCTTCTTCGGAACGGGTAATGGAGGATTTGAGAAAGACCGCCAAACGGGACAACGTCACGATTATCTGCTGCCTTCATAAGCTCGAGCTTGCGGAGAGATACGCAACTAGAATCATGGGGTTATCCGGTGGGAAGATTGTTCTCGATATCCCGGCCAGACGCTTGACTCTAAGAGAGAAAGATATGATCCTATAG
- a CDS encoding YpdA family putative bacillithiol disulfide reductase — MEQAIVIGAGPCGLSAAIELKRMNIEPLILEKGSIVHSIYRYPTFLQFHSTAELLEIGNIPFMTPHDKPTRLEGLTYFRTVAERENLRIHTYETVTSLQKEGDRFTLHATDRFGRIKTYTAANVVVATGYFDHPNYLDIPGEDLPKVSHYYQEAHPYAGMKVAIVGGNNSAVDAAMDLVRVGADVTVIYRQNELSRYVKSWVRPVFESMIAKEHVRMLFHANLLEIREQDIRVSVAGKEEWIANDFVLALTGFRPDRTLLEAAGVSFHEQTGGPVYNPETMESGIPNLYIAGVVAAGSRANEIFIETGRFHGKLIAQSIASKADPSLFFPS, encoded by the coding sequence ATGGAACAAGCCATTGTCATCGGAGCGGGCCCTTGCGGGCTTTCCGCCGCTATTGAGTTGAAACGCATGAACATTGAGCCGCTCATCTTAGAGAAGGGCTCCATCGTTCATTCCATATACCGCTACCCTACCTTTCTTCAGTTTCACAGTACCGCGGAGCTTCTTGAAATCGGTAATATTCCTTTTATGACGCCGCACGATAAGCCAACCCGGCTGGAAGGCTTGACCTATTTCCGTACCGTGGCCGAGAGGGAAAACCTTCGGATTCACACCTATGAGACCGTTACTTCCCTTCAGAAAGAAGGGGACCGGTTCACCCTGCATGCGACAGACCGGTTCGGCCGGATCAAAACCTATACTGCCGCAAATGTAGTGGTGGCCACCGGCTATTTCGATCATCCCAATTATTTGGACATTCCCGGCGAGGATCTTCCGAAGGTGTCTCATTATTACCAAGAGGCGCATCCGTATGCCGGCATGAAGGTGGCGATCGTCGGCGGCAACAACTCCGCTGTAGATGCCGCTATGGATTTGGTGCGTGTGGGAGCGGACGTCACGGTTATTTACAGGCAGAACGAGCTTTCCCGTTATGTAAAGTCCTGGGTTCGTCCGGTTTTCGAGAGCATGATCGCCAAGGAACATGTCCGTATGCTTTTTCATGCCAATCTGCTTGAAATCCGGGAGCAAGACATACGGGTGTCGGTGGCGGGCAAGGAAGAATGGATCGCTAACGATTTTGTTCTTGCTCTTACTGGCTTCCGTCCGGACCGAACTTTGCTTGAAGCGGCCGGCGTGTCTTTCCATGAACAAACCGGAGGGCCGGTTTATAATCCCGAAACGATGGAAAGCGGCATACCGAACCTGTACATTGCCGGTGTGGTGGCGGCGGGAAGCCGGGCCAATGAAATTTTTATCGAGACGGGGCGCTTTCATGGGAAATTAATCGCCCAAAGCATCGCATCGAAAGCCGATCCGAGCTTATTCTTCCCTTCATAA